One part of the uncultured Celeribacter sp. genome encodes these proteins:
- a CDS encoding phage tail length tape measure family protein, which produces MFKGLIGALRVDLGMNSAQFQKGSKEALSAAQRLQKGMRSIGGQIRTSGGMMTVAMTLPLVAFAKNAMHAAEVQQEAVASMEAGLASMGAAAGFTSEQLQTMASGLQNTSLYGDEEILSRVTANLLTFGNVSGEVFSRTQAMALDLSARLGTDLQSSTIMLGKALNDPAKGITALTRVGVSFTEQQKDQIKAMSQAGDVAGAQSLILDELSRQYAGQAQAMRDLPSGQIEAATMAIGDAMEKVGDVLLPVVAQAAGFVEELAIQFQTLDPELQKSMVTGAALAAALGPVTIGLGIAVAAVGALISPVGLVVAGFAALSAGVAYLAFHWDEMVARWTKVEGLFSGMNALVAAPIVLMVDLGRKAVSLVRTLGGFGETFLFVRDLTAEVIGRLGVLFEGFQGRFGAIVGDVKAVWANAMAYLAGKWSDFLTVVAPGFNALAEKAGSDLRLDSMSAASWASGLENSARNARTLAENARLAADALISVAKAPLTTMERLNDKVEDVAEQTEDSLSGSLNTVASSIDQIETELEDSGNSGGRAGDKIASGLGKAIPVAKELAQTLAEISTRTFDNLAEGLADSLSRGDLSGGIRGVVSDYMSGAQKSFAGILKDAFSGGGFASIGSSLSGAWSGITSSLAKVSLSSLGSTISGIAGAVSAALPIVGAVTAVVSLIKGFSSKKLIGAGLDFSFDGSAISGGTYETWKKKSFWGLKTSVKTKLKAFDSETEAALTEQVAAMQKAVAATYKAAGEAVEAGFIEGFAYDFGKIATKGLSEEEIAEKLGEAFSAYGDAMSEAIGGVGLELATTFAQVKSILEPSGQAFLGTFAEMAKAASSVADLVGGTEALASGVSSFVSTYFSEAERFRMVSDQVSGVFADLGLAVPDTLRGFRELILSQDLMTENGREAYAALLGVSDAFASLNAGLDQDFDATGGWYANEFDARLAQVASSRGYSVATERVESAGTTQYGRTSLGGEEGAAVQLLQTMVGVFKRWDEEGYPQQRAF; this is translated from the coding sequence ATGTTCAAAGGACTGATCGGGGCGCTGCGGGTCGATCTCGGGATGAACAGCGCGCAGTTCCAAAAAGGCTCTAAAGAGGCGCTTTCAGCTGCGCAGCGCCTGCAAAAGGGTATGCGTTCCATCGGAGGCCAGATCCGGACCTCCGGTGGAATGATGACGGTGGCAATGACCCTGCCGCTGGTGGCCTTTGCCAAAAACGCGATGCATGCGGCAGAGGTACAGCAGGAAGCTGTCGCATCGATGGAAGCAGGGCTTGCCTCGATGGGGGCAGCGGCGGGCTTCACCTCCGAGCAGCTGCAGACCATGGCCTCCGGGCTTCAGAACACGTCGCTTTATGGCGATGAAGAAATCCTGAGCCGGGTGACGGCGAACCTTCTGACCTTTGGCAATGTCTCAGGCGAGGTGTTCAGCCGCACTCAGGCCATGGCACTCGATCTCTCGGCACGTCTGGGCACGGATCTGCAGAGTTCCACAATCATGCTGGGCAAAGCACTGAATGATCCGGCCAAGGGTATCACTGCGCTGACTCGCGTGGGCGTGTCGTTCACAGAACAGCAAAAAGACCAGATCAAGGCGATGTCTCAGGCCGGGGACGTGGCAGGGGCGCAAAGCCTTATTCTGGATGAACTGAGCCGCCAGTATGCGGGGCAGGCGCAGGCAATGCGTGATCTCCCATCGGGTCAGATCGAGGCGGCCACCATGGCCATTGGCGATGCCATGGAGAAGGTCGGCGATGTGCTATTGCCTGTCGTGGCGCAGGCTGCAGGTTTTGTCGAAGAACTGGCGATCCAGTTCCAGACGCTGGACCCGGAGTTGCAAAAATCCATGGTGACGGGGGCAGCGCTGGCGGCAGCACTCGGTCCGGTGACTATTGGGCTGGGCATTGCGGTGGCCGCAGTCGGCGCGCTGATTTCGCCTGTGGGACTGGTGGTCGCGGGCTTTGCGGCCCTGAGTGCCGGTGTGGCCTATCTTGCCTTTCACTGGGATGAAATGGTGGCGCGCTGGACGAAGGTTGAAGGCCTGTTCTCGGGCATGAACGCGCTGGTGGCGGCTCCCATTGTGCTGATGGTTGACCTTGGGCGTAAAGCCGTCTCGCTGGTGCGCACCCTCGGAGGGTTTGGCGAAACCTTTTTGTTCGTGCGCGATCTCACTGCCGAGGTGATCGGACGGCTTGGGGTTTTGTTTGAGGGCTTTCAGGGGCGTTTTGGGGCCATCGTCGGAGATGTGAAAGCGGTCTGGGCCAATGCCATGGCCTATCTGGCTGGCAAATGGTCCGATTTCCTGACCGTCGTGGCGCCGGGTTTCAATGCCCTGGCTGAAAAGGCCGGATCGGATTTGAGGCTGGACAGCATGTCGGCGGCCAGCTGGGCGTCGGGGCTGGAGAACTCGGCGCGTAACGCCCGGACGCTTGCCGAGAATGCCCGGCTGGCTGCCGATGCGCTGATTTCGGTGGCCAAGGCCCCGCTGACCACGATGGAGCGTCTGAACGACAAGGTCGAGGATGTGGCAGAGCAGACCGAAGACAGCCTGTCTGGCTCTCTCAATACGGTGGCCAGTTCCATCGATCAGATCGAAACGGAACTGGAGGATTCTGGCAATTCCGGTGGACGTGCCGGAGACAAGATCGCCTCGGGGCTTGGCAAAGCCATTCCCGTGGCGAAGGAGCTGGCGCAGACACTGGCCGAGATCTCGACGCGAACATTCGACAATCTGGCGGAAGGGCTGGCAGACAGCCTGTCGCGCGGGGATCTCAGCGGCGGGATCCGGGGTGTGGTCTCTGACTACATGTCGGGCGCGCAGAAATCTTTTGCGGGGATCCTGAAAGATGCGTTCAGCGGTGGCGGGTTTGCCTCGATTGGCTCCAGCCTGTCGGGGGCGTGGTCAGGGATCACCAGTTCTCTGGCCAAAGTCTCGCTGTCGTCTCTGGGGTCCACCATCAGTGGGATCGCCGGGGCGGTGTCGGCGGCTTTGCCGATTGTCGGGGCAGTCACTGCGGTTGTCAGCCTGATCAAAGGTTTCAGCTCCAAAAAGCTGATCGGAGCCGGGCTGGACTTTTCCTTTGATGGCAGTGCGATCTCTGGCGGAACCTATGAAACCTGGAAAAAGAAGTCCTTCTGGGGTCTGAAAACCTCGGTCAAAACTAAGCTCAAGGCCTTTGACAGCGAGACCGAAGCGGCGCTTACCGAACAGGTTGCCGCGATGCAAAAGGCGGTTGCTGCGACCTATAAGGCTGCGGGTGAAGCCGTTGAAGCGGGCTTTATCGAGGGCTTTGCCTATGACTTTGGCAAGATCGCGACAAAGGGGCTTTCCGAGGAAGAGATTGCGGAAAAGCTCGGTGAGGCATTTTCCGCTTATGGCGACGCGATGTCTGAGGCCATTGGTGGGGTCGGGCTGGAGCTGGCCACCACCTTTGCTCAGGTAAAATCCATTCTGGAACCCAGCGGGCAGGCGTTTCTGGGCACATTCGCCGAGATGGCCAAAGCGGCGTCGTCTGTCGCAGATCTGGTTGGTGGGACAGAGGCGCTGGCCTCTGGCGTCAGCAGCTTTGTCTCGACCTACTTTAGCGAAGCCGAGCGCTTCCGGATGGTCTCTGATCAGGTCAGTGGCGTGTTCGCAGATCTGGGGCTGGCGGTGCCGGATACGCTCCGGGGTTTCCGGGAGCTGATCCTGTCACAGGATCTGATGACCGAGAACGGGCGTGAAGCCTATGCGGCGCTTTTGGGTGTCTCGGATGCTTTCGCTTCGCTCAACGCCGGGCTGGATCAGGACTTCGATGCGACCGGTGGCTGGTATGCCAATGAGTTCGACGCGCGCTTGGCGCAGGTGGCCTCTTCTCGGGGGTACTCCGTGGCGACCGAACGCGTGGAATCTGCGGGCACCACGCAATACGGGCGCACGTCACTTGGTGGTGAAGAAGGCGCAGCGGTACAGCTGCTGCAAACAATGGTCGGTGTCTTCAAGCGCTGGGACGAAGAAGGCTACCCGCAACAGAGGGCGTTCTGA
- a CDS encoding HK97 gp10 family phage protein: MMKFEFHGGKDLEQALAQLSRAQRKAVARRMLKRAGQLFADRANALAPRGGGTPHLAGSYGVATTLNKRNRKEAKRAGRADVYMYAGTADPAGVQQEFGNIRHRAQPHARPAFDETGLPMLRLIEADMSEDIRKTTERARRKAERAARKTS; encoded by the coding sequence ATGATGAAATTTGAGTTCCACGGAGGCAAAGATCTGGAACAGGCGCTGGCCCAACTGTCGCGCGCGCAACGCAAGGCGGTGGCACGGCGTATGCTGAAGCGTGCCGGTCAGCTCTTCGCAGATCGCGCCAATGCTCTGGCTCCGCGCGGTGGCGGTACGCCGCATCTGGCGGGATCCTATGGCGTGGCGACAACGCTCAACAAGCGCAACCGCAAGGAGGCCAAGCGGGCCGGGCGTGCTGATGTCTACATGTATGCAGGCACGGCGGACCCGGCGGGGGTGCAACAAGAATTTGGCAACATTCGCCATCGCGCGCAGCCGCATGCGCGTCCGGCTTTTGACGAAACGGGGCTGCCGATGCTGCGTTTGATCGAAGCGGACATGTCCGAAGACATCCGGAAAACCACGGAACGCGCGCGCCGCAAGGCGGAGCGCGCGGCCAGAAAAACGTCTTAA
- a CDS encoding DUF3168 domain-containing protein translates to MDEAFLALLLADPVLSERVGRRIQWGVQPPGETATAYINLQLVSGSRRYSLDGPSRWCSVRVQVDVWADRTAEALTIWRAVENLLSGYSGPVGAVVLSMVRLEGVRGLSERLNETARLTGCSGDFVFSWRSA, encoded by the coding sequence ATGGATGAAGCATTTCTGGCGCTGTTGCTTGCCGATCCTGTGCTGTCGGAGCGTGTCGGTCGTCGCATTCAATGGGGTGTGCAGCCACCGGGCGAGACCGCGACCGCTTATATCAATTTGCAACTTGTGAGCGGGTCCCGGCGCTACAGCCTCGATGGCCCCTCTCGCTGGTGCAGCGTTCGGGTGCAGGTGGATGTCTGGGCAGACCGCACGGCGGAGGCGCTTACCATCTGGCGTGCCGTCGAAAATCTGCTGTCGGGATACTCTGGCCCCGTTGGCGCTGTCGTGCTGTCCATGGTGCGTCTGGAAGGTGTGCGGGGTCTGAGTGAACGCCTGAACGAAACCGCGCGGCTCACCGGATGCAGCGGGGATTTCGTGTTCAGCTGGAGGTCTGCATGA
- a CDS encoding phage tail tube protein, producing MSGDKEFWGGAVSRSPDGVTFTEIRGVKGVKVPELSFDMKTRKSLDSPDRTVRKRVGWADPGEFEIVIYDDEGDIDAAYADQDRTLSGASTFYRIAFATGKAWEFEAFPTVTPPAPGEVDDDLEFTIKGAVSGLPEFTAAA from the coding sequence ATGTCTGGAGATAAGGAATTTTGGGGCGGCGCTGTGAGCCGGTCGCCCGATGGCGTGACCTTTACGGAAATCCGGGGCGTCAAGGGCGTGAAGGTGCCCGAGCTGTCGTTTGACATGAAAACCCGCAAATCTCTGGATTCGCCGGATCGTACGGTGCGCAAGCGCGTCGGCTGGGCCGATCCGGGTGAGTTCGAGATTGTGATCTATGACGATGAAGGCGACATCGATGCCGCCTATGCCGATCAGGATCGCACGTTGTCCGGGGCTTCGACTTTTTACCGGATCGCGTTTGCCACGGGCAAAGCCTGGGAATTCGAAGCCTTTCCGACAGTGACGCCGCCCGCGCCGGGCGAGGTCGATGACGACCTGGAATTTACCATAAAAGGGGCGGTCTCTGGTCTGCCCGAATTTACCGCTGCCGCGTAA